A DNA window from Pseudoalteromonas spongiae UST010723-006 contains the following coding sequences:
- a CDS encoding substrate-binding periplasmic protein: protein MVVTNKLLLISIVFFTIFSPSQIAIASSSKCQSISISAHPNYPPFHWKEQDTLVGASIDISRSIFQNLGLDVKVSYEGPWKRVLMSIKQEKIDFIPALKKTSDRQQYLEFTQNEFATNPVAIFVKKGKALVPKSFKDLIGLYGSVNAGDKHGDKVDSFVSSQSNMQFIHGLSQNFEMLILGRTDYFITGFYTGYDFLKANKLDSHVEVAFKINGLKIHNGFTHQYAKECQRIVKEFDKQLSLLRQSGEIEKSINNYHNAWLEGAKKL, encoded by the coding sequence ATGGTAGTCACAAATAAGCTTTTACTTATATCGATAGTATTTTTCACGATATTTTCTCCATCTCAAATAGCCATTGCTAGCAGTTCTAAATGCCAGAGTATTAGTATATCAGCCCATCCGAATTACCCTCCTTTTCATTGGAAAGAGCAGGATACACTAGTTGGCGCTTCGATTGATATCAGTCGAAGCATCTTTCAAAATTTGGGATTGGATGTAAAAGTTAGCTATGAAGGCCCTTGGAAGAGAGTGCTTATGTCCATCAAGCAAGAAAAAATCGATTTCATACCTGCGTTAAAAAAAACATCAGATAGGCAGCAGTACCTCGAATTCACTCAAAACGAATTCGCAACAAATCCAGTCGCAATTTTTGTGAAAAAAGGCAAGGCGCTAGTACCCAAATCGTTTAAAGACTTAATTGGGTTATATGGCAGTGTGAATGCTGGTGACAAACACGGTGATAAAGTCGATTCATTTGTATCAAGTCAATCTAATATGCAATTTATTCATGGACTATCACAAAACTTTGAAATGTTAATTCTCGGTAGAACAGACTATTTTATAACAGGGTTTTACACAGGCTACGACTTCTTGAAAGCCAACAAGTTGGATAGTCATGTTGAGGTCGCATTTAAAATAAATGGGCTTAAAATTCATAACGGGTTTACGCATCAGTACGCAAAAGAGTGCCAAAGAATTGTAAAAGAATTCGATAAGCAGTTGTCACTTCTAAGGCAAAGCGGAGAAATAGAAAAAAGCATCAACAATTATCATAATGCTTGGTTAGAAGGGGCGAAAAAACTATAA
- the rdgC gene encoding recombination-associated protein RdgC, with amino-acid sequence MWFSNLICYRFKQEVDYNQDEFEKALEQDKFRPCGSQDLSTFGWTKALGKHGQMLSHFSKKSILLCAKREEKVLPPAVINDLLAEKVEQIENSENRPVKKKEKDELKENLVHSLLPQAFKKSSLQFAFIDLEKGWMVVNSASFNKAEELLALLRKSLGSLPVVPAFVNYDLGLFLTNWLAKDEAPEQFTIGLDAELVEPEENGAKVVLKQHDLASDEVKNHLDNGKVVTKLALDWMERIRFVLQEDGSIKRVNYAELLKEENADIPKEDMAVKLDADFMLSSDEIKQMLEALITALGEPEDTI; translated from the coding sequence ATGTGGTTTAGTAACCTAATTTGCTATCGCTTCAAACAAGAAGTTGATTACAACCAAGACGAATTTGAAAAAGCACTCGAGCAAGATAAATTTCGCCCATGTGGCAGCCAAGATTTAAGCACCTTTGGCTGGACCAAAGCACTTGGTAAACATGGCCAAATGCTGTCGCACTTTAGTAAAAAAAGCATTCTGCTTTGCGCTAAACGCGAAGAAAAAGTACTACCGCCAGCAGTGATCAATGATCTTCTGGCAGAGAAAGTAGAACAAATCGAAAACAGCGAAAACCGCCCTGTTAAGAAAAAAGAGAAAGACGAGTTAAAAGAAAACTTAGTGCATTCATTACTGCCTCAGGCGTTTAAAAAATCGAGCTTACAGTTTGCCTTTATCGACTTAGAAAAAGGCTGGATGGTGGTTAACAGTGCAAGTTTCAATAAAGCAGAAGAGTTACTTGCACTACTTCGTAAATCACTTGGTTCATTGCCTGTAGTGCCCGCTTTCGTAAACTATGATTTAGGCTTATTTTTAACAAATTGGTTAGCGAAAGACGAAGCTCCAGAACAATTTACCATTGGTCTTGATGCAGAGCTTGTTGAACCAGAAGAAAACGGCGCTAAGGTAGTACTTAAACAGCACGATCTTGCCTCTGACGAAGTAAAAAATCACTTAGATAACGGTAAAGTGGTTACAAAGTTAGCGCTAGATTGGATGGAGCGTATTCGCTTTGTGCTGCAAGAAGACGGCTCAATTAAACGTGTAAACTACGCAGAGCTGTTAAAAGAAGAAAACGCTGACATTCCAAAAGAAGATATGGCAGTTAAGCTAGATGCTGACTTTATGCTTTCAAGCGATGAAATTAAGCAAATGCTAGAAGCGCTGATTACTGCACTAGGTGAACCGGAAGATACAATTTAA
- a CDS encoding ABC transporter substrate-binding protein: MAYSIVNNELLNFKGLKILNRMVLGFIFVLGTFYSVDLYADKSIHIPLNKWSSQRVLSKAVGKVISDSGTPVEYVEINVEDQWGALRRGAIHFQLEVWEPSMKKAFNHLVAQNEIIDLGTHKATVIEDWWYPEYVEKYCPSLPVWTSLNECIDLFKEKPSDNKGVYHGGPWNYGDADIIRALNINFKINRLQTGLELWHELAQAIHKEKPIVLLNWSPNWTDKYAHGKFIQFPEYEEECEINPEWGLNKKYVKDCANRKNGWLKKAASKSLKENYHCIFQFIKQVNFSKEMIIEASSLVVINKLNLEEAAEQWIASNSSAIEAWRSNTCM, translated from the coding sequence GTGGCGTATAGTATCGTAAACAATGAATTGCTGAATTTTAAAGGATTGAAAATTTTGAATAGGATGGTTTTAGGTTTCATTTTTGTTTTAGGAACATTTTATAGCGTTGACTTGTATGCTGATAAGTCGATACACATTCCATTGAACAAATGGTCAAGTCAGCGAGTGTTATCTAAAGCTGTGGGAAAAGTTATTAGCGACTCAGGCACTCCGGTAGAGTACGTTGAGATAAATGTAGAGGACCAGTGGGGAGCTTTGAGGCGTGGCGCAATTCATTTTCAATTAGAGGTCTGGGAGCCATCAATGAAAAAGGCTTTCAATCATCTAGTAGCACAAAACGAAATAATTGATTTGGGTACTCATAAAGCAACAGTGATAGAAGATTGGTGGTATCCTGAATATGTTGAAAAATACTGCCCGTCGTTACCAGTGTGGACTTCACTCAATGAGTGTATTGATTTGTTCAAGGAAAAACCATCAGATAATAAAGGGGTTTACCATGGTGGCCCTTGGAATTATGGTGATGCTGATATTATTCGTGCTTTAAATATTAATTTCAAAATTAATCGGTTACAGACAGGGTTAGAGCTTTGGCACGAATTAGCACAAGCAATACACAAAGAAAAACCTATTGTATTGTTAAATTGGAGCCCAAATTGGACTGATAAATATGCACATGGAAAGTTCATTCAATTTCCGGAGTATGAAGAAGAATGTGAAATAAACCCAGAATGGGGATTAAATAAAAAGTACGTAAAAGACTGTGCTAATCGAAAGAATGGCTGGCTAAAAAAAGCGGCGTCAAAATCATTGAAAGAAAACTATCACTGTATTTTTCAGTTTATTAAACAGGTCAACTTTTCTAAAGAGATGATTATAGAAGCCTCATCTTTGGTTGTTATTAACAAGTTAAACCTAGAAGAGGCGGCTGAGCAATGGATTGCCTCTAATTCGTCAGCGATAGAAGCTTGGCGCTCAAACACTTGCATGTAA
- a CDS encoding type II secretion system protein GspG, whose amino-acid sequence MDSKIDYTKYTIEALREERDSLSEREQPELYKELNDLLIQRIKERNDKQEKSQKEMQRESAGCLGYIIGGMSFIPLIGVFFGVIAIVWGVVTKHTKLKVVGSCGIAFTIILYSALGYFGFVQEGGVYDDLRSDLAKSQLTNVVQAIEFYKIQNGSYPESLEVLQNSLPENSMVFLYDPAQVSTDGKFYYYKLINESSYHVRSYGRDGLINTSDDILPSKIENVGLIANYQVVSGL is encoded by the coding sequence ATGGATTCCAAAATAGATTATACAAAATATACAATTGAAGCATTAAGAGAAGAAAGAGATAGTCTCAGCGAGCGCGAACAACCTGAATTATATAAAGAATTAAACGATCTTCTTATTCAACGGATAAAAGAGAGAAACGATAAACAAGAAAAATCTCAAAAAGAGATGCAAAGGGAGTCTGCTGGTTGTTTAGGTTATATTATTGGTGGAATGTCATTTATTCCGTTAATAGGTGTATTTTTCGGTGTCATAGCAATTGTTTGGGGTGTAGTTACCAAGCATACAAAATTAAAAGTAGTTGGCTCATGTGGCATCGCATTCACTATTATACTTTATAGTGCGCTTGGCTATTTTGGTTTTGTTCAAGAAGGTGGAGTTTACGATGATCTACGCAGTGACTTAGCCAAATCACAATTAACAAATGTAGTACAAGCAATAGAGTTTTATAAAATACAAAATGGTAGTTACCCTGAGTCATTAGAAGTATTGCAAAATTCTTTGCCAGAAAACTCCATGGTTTTCCTTTACGATCCAGCCCAAGTTAGCACTGATGGGAAATTTTACTACTATAAGCTTATTAACGAAAGCTCTTACCATGTTCGTTCATATGGCCGGGATGGGTTAATTAATACATCTGATGATATTCTACCTTCGAAAATAGAGAATGTTGGCTTGATAGCTAATTATCAAGTTGTGAGCGGATTATAG